A single Vespula vulgaris chromosome 3, iyVesVulg1.1, whole genome shotgun sequence DNA region contains:
- the LOC127062729 gene encoding G-protein coupled receptor moody isoform X2 — translation MESLNQNFRGFETNSMATWPTHVTDNTTHGNIIDGELSRFPRPLRTFAAIVAILIMITGLAGNLLTIVALCKYPKVRNVAAAFIISLCVADFVFCSLVLPFDSIRFVDASWADIRSLCVLVPFLRYGNVGVSLLSVAAITINRYIMIAHHGIYSKIYKKHWIAAMIIFCWLFAYVMQVPTLLGVWGKFDYDMYLETCSIVKDDHGHTSKRFLFATGFVIPCVVIVGCYAKIFWVVHSSESRMRKHATPTIKSPHTPGRDTREIKQRRSEWRITKMVLAIFLSFLVCYLPITIVKMVDVNVKYPGFHVLGYLLLYFASCVNPIIYVIMNKQYRQAYAGVIGCSRIRASLTPFGSSAPGQHHQDFGQGNFEHRRVVTLSKL, via the exons ATGGAATcattaaatcaaaattttcgTGGCTTTGAGACGAATTCGATGGCCACGTGGCCGACGCACGTTACGGACAATACGACTCATGGTAACATCATCGACGGTGAACTTTCGAG ATTTCCGAGGCCATTAAGAACATTTGCCGCGATCGTGGCTATACTCATTATGATCACAGGCCTAGCCGGCAATCTTCTTACCATCGTTGCCCTTTGCAAGTATCCAAAAGTTCGTAACGTTGCAGCAGCGTTCATAATAAG CCTTTGCGTGGCAGACTTTGTGTTTTGTTCGTTAGTATTACCCTTCGACTCTATCAGATTCGTCGATGCAAGTTGGGCGGACATTAGATCATTGTGCGTCCTCGTACCCTTCTTGAGGTACGGAAACGTTGGAGTCAGTCTTTTGTCCGTAGCAGCTATCACGATTAACag ATACATCATGATAGCTCATCACGGAATATATagtaagatttataaaaagcaCTGGATCGCTGCGATGATCATTTTTTGCTGGCTGTTCGCCTACGTGATGCAGGTGCCAACGTTGTTAGGCGTTTGGG GAAAATTCGATTACGATATGTACCTAGAAACATGCTCGATAGTCAAAGACGATCATGGTCATACCTCTAAAAGGTTTTTGTTCGCTACGGGTTTCGTGATACCGTGCGTAGTTATCGTCGGCTGTTACGCAAAAATATTTTGGGTCGTTCACAG cTCCGAGTCGAGGATGCGAAAACACGCAACACCAACGATAAAGTCACCGCACACACCTGGTAGAGATACCAGAGAGATCAAACAAAGACGTAGCGAATGGAGGATTACGAAGATGGTACTCGCTATCTTCCTTAGTTTTCTAGTCTGTTATCTACCAATCACTATAGTAAAGATGGTCGACGTTAACGTAAAATATCCAg GCTTCCACGTTCTTGGTTATCTTCTTCTATACTTCGCTTCCTGCGTGAACCCGATAATCTACGTTATCATGAATAAGCAATACAGACAAGCATACGCTGGCGTGATTGGCTGTTCGCGGATAAGGGCGAGTCTCACACCTTTCGGGAGCAGTGCGCCCGGTCAGCACCACCAAGACTTCGGCCAAGGTAACTTCGAGCACCGTCGCGTGGTAACGCTCTCCAAGCTCTGA
- the LOC127062729 gene encoding G-protein coupled receptor moody isoform X1: MESLNQNFRGFETNSMATWPTHVTDNTTHGNIIDGELSRFPRPLRTFAAIVAILIMITGLAGNLLTIVALCKYPKVRNVAAAFIISLCVADFVFCSLVLPFDSIRFVDASWADIRSLCVLVPFLRYGNVGVSLLSVAAITINRYIMIAHHGIYSKIYKKHWIAAMIIFCWLFAYVMQVPTLLGVWGKFDYDMYLETCSIVKDDHGHTSKRFLFATGFVIPCVVIVGCYAKIFWVVHSSESRMRKHATPTIKSPHTPGRDTREIKQRRSEWRITKMVLAIFLSFLVCYLPITIVKMVDVNVKYPGFHVLGYLLLYFASCVNPIIYVIMNKQYRQAYAGVIGCSRIRASLTPFGSSAPGQHHQDFGQDYSKTMVSTVSIAMNPVKNNQLEETL; this comes from the exons ATGGAATcattaaatcaaaattttcgTGGCTTTGAGACGAATTCGATGGCCACGTGGCCGACGCACGTTACGGACAATACGACTCATGGTAACATCATCGACGGTGAACTTTCGAG ATTTCCGAGGCCATTAAGAACATTTGCCGCGATCGTGGCTATACTCATTATGATCACAGGCCTAGCCGGCAATCTTCTTACCATCGTTGCCCTTTGCAAGTATCCAAAAGTTCGTAACGTTGCAGCAGCGTTCATAATAAG CCTTTGCGTGGCAGACTTTGTGTTTTGTTCGTTAGTATTACCCTTCGACTCTATCAGATTCGTCGATGCAAGTTGGGCGGACATTAGATCATTGTGCGTCCTCGTACCCTTCTTGAGGTACGGAAACGTTGGAGTCAGTCTTTTGTCCGTAGCAGCTATCACGATTAACag ATACATCATGATAGCTCATCACGGAATATATagtaagatttataaaaagcaCTGGATCGCTGCGATGATCATTTTTTGCTGGCTGTTCGCCTACGTGATGCAGGTGCCAACGTTGTTAGGCGTTTGGG GAAAATTCGATTACGATATGTACCTAGAAACATGCTCGATAGTCAAAGACGATCATGGTCATACCTCTAAAAGGTTTTTGTTCGCTACGGGTTTCGTGATACCGTGCGTAGTTATCGTCGGCTGTTACGCAAAAATATTTTGGGTCGTTCACAG cTCCGAGTCGAGGATGCGAAAACACGCAACACCAACGATAAAGTCACCGCACACACCTGGTAGAGATACCAGAGAGATCAAACAAAGACGTAGCGAATGGAGGATTACGAAGATGGTACTCGCTATCTTCCTTAGTTTTCTAGTCTGTTATCTACCAATCACTATAGTAAAGATGGTCGACGTTAACGTAAAATATCCAg GCTTCCACGTTCTTGGTTATCTTCTTCTATACTTCGCTTCCTGCGTGAACCCGATAATCTACGTTATCATGAATAAGCAATACAGACAAGCATACGCTGGCGTGATTGGCTGTTCGCGGATAAGGGCGAGTCTCACACCTTTCGGGAGCAGTGCGCCCGGTCAGCACCACCAAGACTTCGGCCAAG ATTACTCGAAGACTATGGTATCGACCGTCTCCATTGCTATGAATCCTGTCAAAAATAACCAGTTGGAAGAGACACTGTAG
- the LOC127062729 gene encoding G-protein coupled receptor moody isoform X3 has translation MESLNQNFRGFETNSMATWPTHVTDNTTHGNIIDGELSRFPRPLRTFAAIVAILIMITGLAGNLLTIVALCKYPKVRNVAAAFIISLCVADFVFCSLVLPFDSIRFVDASWADIRSLCVLVPFLRYGNVGVSLLSVAAITINRYIMIAHHGIYSKIYKKHWIAAMIIFCWLFAYVMQVPTLLGVWGKFDYDMYLETCSIVKDDHGHTSKRFLFATGFVIPCVVIVGCYAKIFWVVHSSESRMRKHATPTIKSPHTPGRDTREIKQRRSEWRITKMVLAIFLSFLVCYLPITIVKMVDVNVKYPDYSKTMVSTVSIAMNPVKNNQLEETL, from the exons ATGGAATcattaaatcaaaattttcgTGGCTTTGAGACGAATTCGATGGCCACGTGGCCGACGCACGTTACGGACAATACGACTCATGGTAACATCATCGACGGTGAACTTTCGAG ATTTCCGAGGCCATTAAGAACATTTGCCGCGATCGTGGCTATACTCATTATGATCACAGGCCTAGCCGGCAATCTTCTTACCATCGTTGCCCTTTGCAAGTATCCAAAAGTTCGTAACGTTGCAGCAGCGTTCATAATAAG CCTTTGCGTGGCAGACTTTGTGTTTTGTTCGTTAGTATTACCCTTCGACTCTATCAGATTCGTCGATGCAAGTTGGGCGGACATTAGATCATTGTGCGTCCTCGTACCCTTCTTGAGGTACGGAAACGTTGGAGTCAGTCTTTTGTCCGTAGCAGCTATCACGATTAACag ATACATCATGATAGCTCATCACGGAATATATagtaagatttataaaaagcaCTGGATCGCTGCGATGATCATTTTTTGCTGGCTGTTCGCCTACGTGATGCAGGTGCCAACGTTGTTAGGCGTTTGGG GAAAATTCGATTACGATATGTACCTAGAAACATGCTCGATAGTCAAAGACGATCATGGTCATACCTCTAAAAGGTTTTTGTTCGCTACGGGTTTCGTGATACCGTGCGTAGTTATCGTCGGCTGTTACGCAAAAATATTTTGGGTCGTTCACAG cTCCGAGTCGAGGATGCGAAAACACGCAACACCAACGATAAAGTCACCGCACACACCTGGTAGAGATACCAGAGAGATCAAACAAAGACGTAGCGAATGGAGGATTACGAAGATGGTACTCGCTATCTTCCTTAGTTTTCTAGTCTGTTATCTACCAATCACTATAGTAAAGATGGTCGACGTTAACGTAAAATATCCAg ATTACTCGAAGACTATGGTATCGACCGTCTCCATTGCTATGAATCCTGTCAAAAATAACCAGTTGGAAGAGACACTGTAG
- the LOC127062746 gene encoding ras-related protein Rab-32-like has protein sequence MDTRKLRRDSDVVLSNVGRRELLFKFLVIGDYGVGKTALVRRYTEGKFSSNYKITIGADFAIKTLDWDSNTKINLQLWDIAGHERFGYMTRVYYKYAVAAALVFDISRAATFQSMKKWLSDLREKVTLPDGSSIPVVLLANKCDIRHVAVSTEQIVKFCKENNIGEWYVTSAKENTNVDEAIRHLVENVLRAKIEGGIRDSIRLRDDPIERGKTGCCKF, from the exons atgGATACGAGAAAACTTAGAAGAGATTCCGACGTAGTGCTCTCAAATGTTGGACGTAGAGAGCTTCTCTTTAAGTTTCTTGTTATCGGTGATTATGGCGTCG GCAAAACGGCTCTCGTACGACGATACACAGAAG GAAAGTTTTCTTCGAATTACAAGATAACGATAGGAGCTGATTTTGCGATAAAAACGCTCGATTGGGATTCAAacactaaaataaatttgcagTTATG GGATATCGCCGGTCACGAGAGATTTGGATACATGACCAGGGTTTACTACAAATATGC cgTCGCCGCGGCATTGGTTTTTGATATCTCACGAGCGGCGACTTTTCAGTCGATGAAGAAGTGGCTAAGCgatttaagagaaaaagtcaCTCTTCCGGACGGATCGAGCATACCCGTTGTTCTTCTGGCGAACAAATGTGACATTCGACATGTGGCTGTATCAACCGAACAGATCGTTAAATTTTGCAAAGAGAACAATATCGGCGAGTGGTACGTTACCTCGGCAAAAGAGAATACGAACGTTG ACGAAGCGATACGCCACTTGGTGGAAAATGTACTAAGAGCGAAAATCGAAGGTGGAATACGGGATTCCATAAGGCTCCGCGATGATCCTATAGAGCGCGGCAAGACAGGCTGTTGCAAGTTTTAA
- the LOC127062735 gene encoding phosphotriesterase-related protein: MNVTESVQTVLGRIRLPELGRVLTHEHVAVDFTAFYTAPPNRLTRFLNDQIKLHTLGLVKQYPYSNMYNIKFNDVETAYAVLEDLRLLRYFGGGTIVENSSHGLKRDVLLMKTLSEKTGINIIAGTGFYVAKVQNASTLNLSIENMYNVIMKEMTEGCEECSLIKTGFIGEVGTSLPIEDFERRSIQATAAAQAQLRCPVSFHPGRDSSLPAEIIRIYEEAGGDSRKAVMSHLDRTFTDKEALLEFADDTRCYCQFDLFGTECSFYQLNPLVDMLSDAQRVDYVQILRDEGKLERVLMSHDIHTKHRLVNYGGHGYAHLYNNVLPKFRMRGFSEEEIETLIVTNPKEWLFF; encoded by the exons atgaaCGTGACTGAAAGCGTACAAACCG TACTTGGAAGGATAAGACTTCCAGAACTCGGCCGAGTTTTGACACACGAACATGTCGCTGTGGATTTTACCGCGTTTTACACAGCACCACCGAATAGATTAACACGTTTCTTGAATGATCAAATCAAGCTTCATACTCTCGGATTGGTGAAACAGTATCC atatagtaacatgtataatatcaaattCAATGATGTCGAAACCGCTTACGCCGTGTTAGAAGATCTAAGATTACTTCGCTACTTTGGCGGTGGTACTATAGTGGAAAACAGTAGCCACGGTTTGAAACGCGATGTTTTATTGATGAAAACGCTCAGTGAAAAGACtggaattaatattatagctGGCACAg GATTCTACGTTGCGAAAGTACAGAACGCTAGTACTTTGAATTTATCCAtcgaaaatatgtataacgtgattatgaaagaaatgaCCGAAGGTTGCGAGGAGTGTTCCCTGATCAAAACGGGATTTATCGGAGAAGTTGGAACTTCTTTGCCGATCGAAG ATTTTGAGAGACGCTCAATACAGGCTACTGCAGCAGCTCAAGCACAACTACGATGCCCCGTTAGTTTCCATCCGGGAAGAGATTCGAGTTTACCTGCCGAAATAATCAGAATTTATGAGGAAGCGGGCGGAGATTCGCGCAAGGCTGTAATGTCCCATCTCGATC GTACTTTCACCGATAAAGAAGCTCTGCTGGAATTCGCGGATGACACTAGGTGTTATTGTCAGTTTGATCTCTTTGGCACCGAATGTTCTTTCTATCAATTGAATCCATTAGTTGACATGTTATCCGATGCACAACGTGTCGATTACGTTCAGATTTTACGAGACGAGGGAAAACTAGAAAGAGTACTTATGAGTCATGATATTCACACTAAACATCGTTTG GTTAATTACGGAGGTCACGGTTACGCTCATCTCTACAACAACGTACTCCCGAAGTTTAGAATGAGAGGATTTTCCGAAGAGGAAATAGAGACGTTGATTGTTACCAATCCGAAAGAGTGGctcttcttttaa